cgtCATCGACAATCAGTCGGGGGGAAAATACATCAACTGGAAGCTCGGCTCCTTGAtgatcgaaagaaaaagaaaatgttaaactCCAAATAACCGGACTGTAGTACTTAAATGCGCTTGGGAGTCGGCCGTCtttcatatatatttttcctttcattgtCGCGATCCCGGCCCCAGTCTCGATGTTGTTCGACATGGTGGGGGGTGGAATTTTCGCCCGCGGATTTTCTCCCGGACAAAACTTTCTCCGCACGATGGATGGAGGCTGTCGAGGATAGGAGAGACAATTGACGTCATCTAACCGCATCGAGTCCTGCCTCTGCTGGGCGCTAAAAGCCCAAGCtcatagaagaaaagaaaaagaaaaaaaaaaaacgatcctTGCATGTGTGTGGCGCTGAATAACTCTAtttaagacacacacacacaccaaatcCTGATAATTATGTTTGCCCGGCGTGGTGATGCGcgtcagtaaaaaaaaaaaagaaataaggattttatttttttcaggatcGATCAGGATCACTTTTCTttggctaattttttttttctttctctcttcttctgccTATTCCACCAAAGTCACGATGGAGCGCTGCTTATATAACGGGGGAGCGCCGGATCTCCGTGGGCGCCATCACGAGGAAAGTTTGACGATCGATAGATTTACACAGTCGGTAATAGCGCAGTAAATAGGGAGGGGAAgctgcagagagagagacacaagAGTGAAAGGATCGCTGCTgcacatttctctctctctctctcacccagggaatccaccaccaccatcttttatttttcgatccTGCAGGATCGCTGAACATTTCGACTCGACGCACTAGCTAATGATTGATGGGCAAACAAAATGGGCAAATGCATTTGGATTATAGAATTATCTCGTcggtgtttttattttcgggaTCGACAAGACCAGGATCGTTGGTGTTGAGATGTCGTGTCAAAGTTAGGAACCAGGGTCACACAGAgcgtgaagaaaagaataaggagaTCATTTCCGGTTGCTGAAACCGACCGTGAAGGAGccaagatttttttctcttttttgacaCATTCGACGCAGGATCGAAtttattctttccctttttcttttcttttcttgggaGATGTCATCGACACGGAACGTGCAAGACTTCCTGCCCGTCTCTCCCACCATATCACCACCACTCCCTTTTTCGTCTGATgggattcatttgaaaataaccgGAGCCGGATCCTTTCCAgctcaaataaaaagaagaaaaatcctcGTCACTTCCGCACGGCACGCCGAGGACTCGTGTACAAAAGTCTAACAAGACTTGCCCGTCTTGTTATAAACTGTACTAGTACTACTACAGGCCACTCGGGATGAATAGTTGCCGTTAGGAGAAACTCAGTCGATCCTTtcttttggtgtgtgtgttgccttGCCTTGCTGCCCGGCCCTCTTACATTTGGATTTCATTCCAATAATGATCCAAGTTGCTTTTCTGTAGGGGgtggggaggaggagagagTTTCATTCCGGCCGGCCGGACGGGCGtgtgtcaaaataaaaagaaaagaaataaaaaaaagagaaaaaagctgaGAAAGTTGCGACTAGTTGCTAACTAGGGAAACTAGCGGGAGATTCGAAAATTAGGAGCCCATGACGTTCATCCGCCAAGTTAAAGCGATCGATAACGACTGGTGGCAACCCAAAGCAGCAGGATgaggaggagggagggagggcGGAGTGAAACAGCTCCATTTCTATAACTTGTTATCGAATAGAAaagtagaaagaagaagaagaaggaaaaagaagaaaagaaatgaaggagCCGCCGACTGTATATGGTAAAGTGCAATAGCTCCTAGGATGCTGGCAGCAGCTTGGGCTAGGAGAAGCTTATGGCAGTGGGGGGCTTCCTTACAAGCCCCAAAACTCCTCCCACCCCAATAAATCCATAGACAAGACAAAACGAAATGAATCCCcccaaagaaaatttaatcacaaaaaaaaagtcaaattttcACATGGATCAAAGAATTGCAGATTGAAAATGGATCAGATGCATTTAGACATGTGTCTGGGAATACATGATAATCAAATTGATAATAATCAGAATCTGGTAGCAGTAGTAGTATTGATCTGGCTCTCCTACGCGCCAGTGTCTgatgatttttctatttccagcTGACGGGCGGAGAATAAAAGTCGGGCcgattgatttttgattttttgaatatttttggatttatttttccgGCAGGGCATTTCGCCGTTGTACGTGGGACTGAACCCTGGACCCCATCACCTGGCCTCTGCTCTTCACCacctgctgctggccaacaaTTGGCTGCCCGTGACTTTGATTGTCGACGACTCGCTGGCGGCCCAGAAGATTCGCCAGGTGGTCCAGCGGCACTCGTCGCCCAGCGCCAAGGTCGACAAGGTCATGGTGGTGACGATGAACCGCGGCTCGGCTCCGCACCGGATCCTGGCCCAGCTGAGCGGCATCCAGCAGACGACGTCGCTGGTCATCGCCTTTTGCTGCGAGCCCCGGCTGGCCTCGCTCATCTTCCGCGAAGCCAAACGGCTCAACATGCTCAACGGCGACTGGGTCTGGCTGGCCCTGGAGCAGGCCGTCTCGGGATTTCACCAGCACTGGACGGCCGGCTACTCGCCGGCCGCCGCTGGCCGGTTGCCGCTCATCGGCCGTCAGTGGCAGACTCAGGAGGAAGAGCAAGACGACCAAGACGATTGGCCTCTGGGCCTGCTGGGCCTCGTCTCCCAGCAACCGCTCCGGCTGACCAAACACACGATGAAGGGCTCGCTGGCCGTCATCCACTCGGCCGTCAGGGCCAGTCTGCCCGCCCATCAGCTCCAAACGTGGCTGGACTCGTGGACAAACGATTCCGGCGTCAGTAGTAgagaggccagcagcagcagcagctcatccCAGTCGATTCATCAGCTCCTGCGACTACAAGTGGCCAAAAAGCTGGACAGGTAATGATCATAACCAATTCCCACAAATATTAACACCAATATTTTTCAGCCGGGCTgatgaaactctttttttattattaacacGAATTGGATTGGGGCGACTGGGCAAGGCCAGCGAGTGAGgggatgggaaaaaagaaagaaaattccgtCGGCTATTGGTCCGTCAGTCCAATATATTTTCGTTTACGGCCGGTCTGCGGCTCTCTCTATATGTATCGCATCATGAGCGCCACTGGGCTCTCACcccactccttttttttgcccATCAATATATATAGTGCTGgccgccacacacacataccgGACAATGCTGAAAACTGGCCTTGGGATATATAGATGAATTGctctctatttctttttttgggtgggacGCGACAAACTATAGTCCGTCCTTGGGCGCATCAGTGAGTAGAAAAAGAGACGTGCTGGCCAATTTACATGGAATTAGACATGATAAATGTCGCCCAGCTcaattgtgaaattttttgcGTACAACCGCGGGTAAAACCAAAGGCAAAaaagttgagagaaaaattgCCCGTGATCAAGGCCCAAGATAGCCGGCCctgttgtgtatatatatatttattatattatatcacatttatatatatatgtaataagaaaaaggaggaggggaaaaaaCTCCCGcccgagtgtgtgtgtgctggatcaATAGCttcttcccttcttcttctttccatctttctcttcttcttcttctcattcgcCCGGctttctctttcctctctctcttctgctACAGCGGACATGTACAAGTCCTTGTACATGTTACGAGGAAGGGGAGACGGGCCttaaagggaagaaaaagaagaaaagtcaagaCGGAAGGAACATGTAGACCCTTaggaggttgttgttgttgttgttgttgttgtagtagttTCTGGCCGTCCTATTGTTACAATGTATTATGTTGAGATGTTGTATGTActgaaaagggggggggggaaaagGTTCTTTGACGTCACCAAACGACGTTTGGAAATGGGCGGCCGGCCggccctttcttcttcttcttctctgtaaCCAATTTTCACCCAAAGATAATCGAGACGGACAATTGCATTAGAGGAGCCCGACCCGACTCCAGTGCCCGCACTAAAAGATCGATGGAAATTTCGGgccaaacaacattttatatAGACATTTCCCCCCATCATCATGTGTGCCcagtcaatttttattttaaacgttTCAGATCAAAAGATGAAACGGACGGACCAAagggaaatttcctttttcgggtgtgtgtgtggacaaTGTTATATGTACATTATTtccgtctctctttttttttgtcgattatTGATGGGCGGACGGGCGGCTGgtgtcgtttttcttcttctttttgtttctagtCCATTTGGCAATCATAAAAGAGGAGATAGAGTCCAGCGTCTTTTGTTTCAGTCACGGCTGTCGGGTGATATGGGCCGGCCGGAAAtagacaaagagaaaaaaggtggcccttgaagaaagtaaaaaaaaagagatttttccggtatatatatagagagagagacgggcatTAAATGGGAATGTGTATCATCTCTGTTTTACCCTGGAGgccatttgatttgaatttgtttgttgctgttatttttttgatttgatttttggcaGTGAGATCCGATGGCGAGTGAAAGAGGCCCTGGCCGGCCGTTTGACGTACGACGGAGGCGGTAAAATCGACTCGGCCCTCAGAGCCAACTTTGACGTCATCAATCTCGTTCCGCCCGGACCTTTTTACCCAAAGAGCTTGGCTGGCAACGCCGTCAAATCCACAAAGtcgtcaacttcttcttccacttccacTAGGagcaaaagagaaacgacCACACGGCCAGACGTCAATCGTTTGACCAATGTTACTGCCGGCCCGCCCCCCATCTCCACGTCAACAACggtcagtttcttttctttcaaaaatcataaaatttaaatttcccgccatTGGCTCCTGGatcgatgatttaaaaaaaaaggagaaagtgaAAACTACTCcgggctccttttttttatttttgcatcCGTCCGGGAAGGTAAACATCAACTTGCGCTGGACTATATAATCTACAACTTTCTCTCTGTGGCGTATTTTCCGGATGGATTGATCCAGCATTGAGGAGCTCCCGGGTCCTTTTGTGTGTGAGTGGAGCTGGCCAAGTTATTGAATCATCACACCGAACCTTCCCCACTCCTCCTCTCGGGCCCAGCAGCCAGGAGGGGCAACTTGCAACTCCTATCAAAGTCTTTAGGAgccttccttccttccatccatccatcccccccctccctctcttTTGTGTGGTTGTATTAGGAGCCTGAAATGATGCGATGATAATAGTAATCCTTCATAGCATTCTACATCCATTTGTGGTGGACCCTGGTCCAAGTTTTACCTCCCAGTGGGCTCCTAAGAgctgtgaaaaataaaataggagcCCGTCCAGTGGGAATTGTCTTTACATATCTGCTCCTGAAGCCTCCTAAGGGGGAGGGTAGAGCCTTTATCATCAGAGAGATGTGGAGATTGGGACGGACATGTAAGGCTCCTAGGCGAAAAaggagccccccccccctcacacACTCCTTATGCAACAAAACAGACAAGACATAAGGAGACAAGCAAGAGCCTCCTAGCTGAATAATCCATGCGAATGAGAAAGATTCGACTGCTGCAGGCCCGTCCGTCTGTCCGTtccggaataaaaaaaaaataaataaaaaaaaggaatcgacGGTATCAGCAGTCCCTGGAATCCATCACCCCGGAAATAAGGAGCGCTCCcccaaacaaagaaaaaagagtcaagTTCTGCCCGTCTAgaagcaggagcaggagcaacGACTGGGTGTAGTTGATCAATCCAGACCTCCCtccccaccaccatcaccacggTCCGTCAAGATCTTCTTGTCTTATCGCCGACGGACCGTGCGATATTTCCCCTAGACtccctggaaaagaaaaaaaagatcctgaTGGATGGACTACTCGACCTCCTCCATCGCAACGAAAAAGTCCTAATACCCTGGGATATCCGTCGTCTTGATATCTGCTGtgcccatcttctttttctttcttggccggcctgtgtgtgtgtgtttgcccgtcgtcaacaatttttgtttgtttgctgtgctggacgttttggaaataatttgaactttgtttgtttgaaggAATTGCTGATGGCCGACGAGGAGGACGACGGAGGCGAAGTCCAGGAAGATGTCCAGGATCAGGAATacgccggcggcggcggtttGGAAGAGACGAGCGACTCGTCGGCCGCCGATGAGGAATTGGACGGCGATCAGGACGATCCGGACAACGGCGGACGGCCGGCCGTCATCTCGGCCGGCCCGTCCAGCAGCGGCAACTCGCTCCTCAACGGATCCAACAATCTCGCCGGCCTCAAGGAGCCGACGACTTTCCGTCCGCCCATTTGGCAATCTGTTGGCAACGTCTCTGGCCAGGCCGTCACTTTCAAAGGTATACACATTCTTTTGGGCCAGCCACAGCCAACCCACTCTGCccgttttgatgtttttttgcCCAGCTTTCTATGtacgtccctttttttttttgcccgaTGGCTCCTGATGTCATTTAGCTGTGAAATGCCACTCGACCgtctactctctctctacttcaCTTGCCCGTCTCTCGACTTGCGTGTCACGGAGCGGAGCGCAAAAAGTCAAGGAGCCGCGAGAAAATCTCTGCGATAAAAGCCCCCCCTCGACGGATTGAGGATGAGGATGGTACATCATTGGCAGTAGAGTCGTTGGCCGTCGCCGCTCTCCGCCGAATGAAGAGATGGCGGAAGGGAGGAGCCAGGTTAGGAGACACAGTGGAGGGGGAGGAGCCACAAGGAGCCGATGTTGtatggaaggaagaagaagagccaagTTAACTTGGCCCAGAGCTCAATGGCTCATTATATTAGTTTCTGTCCTTTGCCCGGCTCCTTTGCCCGCGCGTCATCATCATGttagatatacacacacacacacactcaggACATacgggtgtgtgtgtacacgtaTGCGTGTGTGCACATACCTGCAAACTCGACTGGCCCCTCAAGtttccaattcaatttacCGGAGCTCCTGTATAGCTCCTGGGCTCCTAAAATGTCTAAACAGGGGGTAGGGGGGAAACTTTGTCCCTGGCCGTCCTCCCTCCTCCCAggctaaaataaaatgttcatctcaaattgaaattgaaaatgttaatttgtttcatttgtttttccattttcaggaGTTCAATGGCCGGGCGGCGGATTGGCCGGCCCGCGGTCGCACAGCCGTCGGGTCTACCGGGTGGCGACCATTTTCTCGCCTCCGTTCGTGATGGAGACGGAAGTGTTCAAGGAggacgacgaggaggaggaggagcagcGTTGCCTGACTGGCGTGCCTTGCCTGCGGGTCTCTACCGGACAGAAGGACGAGCTGGCCCGCATCTTTGGCGACTACGAGGGGGCCCAGCTCCACAAGGGCCGCTCCTACAATTTGACGTGCTGCTACGGCTACTCGATCGACCTGATGGAGAACGTGGCCAGCGACCTGGACGTCAAGTTCCAGGTCTATGTGGTGGCCGACGGCCAGTGCGGAAGCGCCAAGCGGGGCGGCCAGCAGGCAGCCGGCCCAGCTGGGACGGCGGCGGCCTCGTGGGACGGTATCGTGGCCGACCTGCGCTCGGGAGCGGCCCATTTGAGTTTCGCCCCTTTGAGCGTGACGTCGGCCAGGAGCGAGGCCATCGACTTTTCCATCCCCTACTTTTACTCTGGCCTGTCGATCCTGCAGGCCAGCAAGATCAACAACGACGACGTGCCGCTGCTGGCCTTCCTGAAACCCTTCCGTCCCGATCTGTGGATCGGCATCTTCATCAGCCTCAACCTGACGGCCCTGGCCGTGGCCATCTACGAGTGGCTCAGTCCGTTCGGGCTCAATCCTTGGGGCCGCCAGCGGACCAAAAATTTCAGCCTTGCCTCGGCCCTCTGGGTCATGTGGGGCCTCCTCTTCAGCCACCTGGTGGCCTTCAAGGCCCCCAAATCGTGGCCCAACAAGTTCCTCATCAACGTCTGGGGCGGATTCAGCGTCATCTTCCTGGCCAGCTACACGGCCAACATTGCCGCCTTGTTCGCCGGCGTCTTCTCAGAGACGGCCGTCACCAATTTCCACGATCCCCGCGTAAGTTTCCGTCCGGgggcaattttttatttttttttttttttctctttgcccaGTCAATTGCATCACGGATCATCCCAGCAACTGGGAAAATTCGATTCCCGGTTTGCCCGGTTTTTGATAGATTCGATCAATCAgctggcacacacacaccagaaTTGTCGAAA
This region of Daphnia pulex isolate KAP4 chromosome 9, ASM2113471v1 genomic DNA includes:
- the LOC124202721 gene encoding uncharacterized protein LOC124202721 isoform X1: MAAYQRLLVMVALVSAVTTSGGRTPDTTGGTTRASSSVVRILAVFDQAELETMERVMHKTLIALNKEKTAWTGGGIGRLSNSGIGADANVTASTSTNGKRRKWLAGGGGGGRLTVDSVTFSSQWWLNQTADDLARLILTHRPVAVLVLSADDRSVFRVALAAAPFHLPVIGARAQRGLDDSSFRGISPLYVGLNPGPHHLASALHHLLLANNWLPVTLIVDDSLAAQKIRQVVQRHSSPSAKVDKVMVVTMNRGSAPHRILAQLSGIQQTTSLVIAFCCEPRLASLIFREAKRLNMLNGDWVWLALEQAVSGFHQHWTAGYSPAAAGRLPLIGRQWQTQEEEQDDQDDWPLGLLGLVSQQPLRLTKHTMKGSLAVIHSAVRASLPAHQLQTWLDSWTNDSGVSSREASSSSSSSQSIHQLLRLQVAKKLDSEIRWRVKEALAGRLTYDGGGKIDSALRANFDVINLVPPGPFYPKSLAGNAVKSTKSSTSSSTSTRSKRETTTRPDVNRLTNVTAGPPPISTSTTELLMADEEDDGGEVQEDVQDQEYAGGGGLEETSDSSAADEELDGDQDDPDNGGRPAVISAGPSSSGNSLLNGSNNLAGLKEPTTFRPPIWQSVGNVSGQAVTFKGVQWPGGGLAGPRSHSRRVYRVATIFSPPFVMETEVFKEDDEEEEEQRCLTGVPCLRVSTGQKDELARIFGDYEGAQLHKGRSYNLTCCYGYSIDLMENVASDLDVKFQVYVVADGQCGSAKRGGQQAAGPAGTAAASWDGIVADLRSGAAHLSFAPLSVTSARSEAIDFSIPYFYSGLSILQASKINNDDVPLLAFLKPFRPDLWIGIFISLNLTALAVAIYEWLSPFGLNPWGRQRTKNFSLASALWVMWGLLFSHLVAFKAPKSWPNKFLINVWGGFSVIFLASYTANIAALFAGVFSETAVTNFHDPRLLSQKVGTTRSSAAQHYAQKTNRGLAEHLERFTVPDLEEGIARLRDGRLDLLIGDTPILDYYRANDPGCTLRTVDVIEEDNYAVGMTKGLRLQTSISSLISSYSTSGYMDELRSKWYSSLPCSRSANDAYRPQPLGVSAVAGVFILLGFGILGGCIILVLEHLVYKFALPVLRRQHKGTIWRSPNMMFFSQKLYRFINCVELLSPHHAAKELMHSLRQGQITSLFQKSVKRKENEQKRRRKSKAQFFEMIREVRRCQQEEKETETADDGQEDEEEGYDHHRRRRGVADEEETEGEGVGDDDDDEEKRREFRPPPPPADYGDDYLAEAEEDESISVVVVRNQTPSSDEIAPYNASAAQQQQPPRVRHSVSNVTDPGAFSLDPHSSIRSTDSERKWKFQMAKRRRSFSADALCEPAHVHHHHQRRRQGVRFAESSSSSSSSSSSDQSLSQVEDGAGVVGRSSLRWTEDGEDSSSTLLCSMVDRATLNKLTKEDLLLLWQAAESEWLAKVRALRKQRDILQLRYQHARVTAQVQPAAQTPYQPPATPPPAPTMKF
- the LOC124202721 gene encoding uncharacterized protein LOC124202721 isoform X2, encoding MAAYQRLLVMVALVSAVTTSGGRTPDTTGGTTRASSSVVRILAVFDQAELETMERVMHKTLIALNKEKTAWTGGGIGRLSNSGIGADANVTASTSTNGKRRKWLAGGGGGGRLTVDSVTFSSQWWLNQTADDLARLILTHRPVAVLVLSADDRSVFRVALAAAPFHLPVIGARAQRGLDDSSFRGISPLYVGLNPGPHHLASALHHLLLANNWLPVTLIVDDSLAAQKIRQVVQRHSSPSAKVDKVMVVTMNRGSAPHRILAQLSGIQQTTSLVIAFCCEPRLASLIFREAKRLNMLNGDWVWLALEQAVSGFHQHWTAGYSPAAAGRLPLIGRQWQTQEEEQDDQDDWPLGLLGLVSQQPLRLTKHTMKGSLAVIHSAVRASLPAHQLQTWLDSWTNDSGVSSREASSSSSSSQSIHQLLRLQVAKKLDSEIRWRVKEALAGRLTYDGGGKIDSALRANFDVINLVPPGPFYPKSLAGNAVKSTKSSTSSSTSTRSKRETTTRPDVNRLTNVTAGPPPISTSTTELLMADEEDDGGEVQEDVQDQEYAGGGGLEETSDSSAADEELDGDQDDPDNGGRPAVISAGPSSSGNSLLNGSNNLAGLKEPTTFRPPIWQSVGNVSGQAVTFKGVQWPGGGLAGPRSHSRRVYRVATIFSPPFVMETEVFKEDDEEEEEQRCLTGVPCLRVSTGQKDELARIFGDYEGAQLHKGRSYNLTCCYGYSIDLMENVASDLDVKFQVYVVADGQCGSAKRGGQQAAGPAGTAAASWDGIVADLRSGAAHLSFAPLSVTSARSEAIDFSIPYFYSGLSILQASKINNDDVPLLAFLKPFRPDLWIGIFISLNLTALAVAIYEWLSPFGLNPWGRQRTKNFSLASALWVMWGLLFSHLVAFKAPKSWPNKFLINVWGGFSVIFLASYTANIAALFAGVFSETAVTNFHDPRLLSQKVGTTRSSAAQHYAQKTNRGLAEHLERFTVPDLEEGIARLRDGRLDLLIGDTPILDYYRANDPGCTLRTVDVIEEDNYAVGMTKGLRLQTSISSLISSYSTSGYMDELRSKWYSSLPCSRSANDAYRPQPLGVSAVAGVFILLGFGILGGCIILVLEHLVYKFALPVLRRQHKGTIWRSPNMMFFSQKLYRFINCVELLSPHHAAKELMHSLRQGQITSLFQKSVKRENEQKRRRKSKAQFFEMIREVRRCQQEEKETETADDGQEDEEEGYDHHRRRRGVADEEETEGEGVGDDDDDEEKRREFRPPPPPADYGDDYLAEAEEDESISVVVVRNQTPSSDEIAPYNASAAQQQQPPRVRHSVSNVTDPGAFSLDPHSSIRSTDSERKWKFQMAKRRRSFSADALCEPAHVHHHHQRRRQGVRFAESSSSSSSSSSSDQSLSQVEDGAGVVGRSSLRWTEDGEDSSSTLLCSMVDRATLNKLTKEDLLLLWQAAESEWLAKVRALRKQRDILQLRYQHARVTAQVQPAAQTPYQPPATPPPAPTMKF